From the Deinococcus radiopugnans ATCC 19172 genome, the window CCGTCGCCACGCTGACCCCCAGCGCACGCGCCACGTCCCGCAAGGTGACGCGCCCGCTGGACTCTGAGGGAAGGTCGGCCGGCAACATGCCACAATGTTAGCGCACGTGATGGGCAACTGAATCGTTTCAGATCACTGCCTTCATGAAGTGCCGACACGGTGCAGGGCGCGGACCTGGACCGCCCCTCTGTCCAGTTTTGACCCGCTCCGCTGACTGTTCGTTCTCCCCTTCCCCCTGCCAAGGAGTCCACATGACCGCCCTGCACACCCCACCTGACCGCGCCGAGGCCGCCCGCCGCGCCGTCAGCATGATCTTTCTGGTCAACGGGGCCTTCTTCGCCACCTGGGCCGTAAATATTCCTGGCCTGCGCGACGCGCTGACGCTGAGCGAGGCGCAGATCGGCGTGGCCCTGCTGGCGATTGGCCTGGGCGCCCTGATCTCGATGCCGCTGACCGGCGGCTGGACAGCTCGCCACGGCAGCGGGCCGGTCACGCGCGTGGCGGTGGTGGCCTGCATGCTGTCGCTGGCCCTGCCCTTCCTGATGCCGGGGTATGTGGGCGTGGTGCTGGCCCTGACCGTGCTGGGGGCGGCCAACGGCAGTCTGGACGTGGCGATGAACGCGCAGGGGGTCACGGTGGAGCAGGCCCTGAAACGCCCGGTCCTGAGCCGACTGCACGCCTATTTCAGCCTGGGCGGCGTGCTGGGCGCGGGCCTGGGCACGCTGCTGGTGGGCCGGGTGCCGATGCTGACTCATGTGCTGCTGGTGGTGGGGGTCACCACCCTGGCCGGCCTCCTGGCGGGGCGCCTGCTGCTGCCGGACCCACCTGCCACGGACCTGCCCACCACGAAACGGTCGGACCAACGGGAAGCAGAGGCCCAGCCGTCCCGCCGCCGCGCGGGCATCAGTTCCGCCGCGCTGCTGCTGGGGCTGCTGTGTTTTCTGGGCATGCTCTCCGAAGGCGCCAATTACGACTGGGCCGCGCTGTACTTCCGCGACGTGCTGGGGCAGGCAGGCGGCAGCGCGGGCGTCGGCTACACCGCCTTCGTGATCACCATGACCCTGGGCCGCTGGTTCGGGGACCGGGCGCGCGGACGGCTGGGCGACGAGGCCATCGTGCGGGTGGGCGCGGCGGTCACGGCGCTGGGCCTGGGGCTGGCGCTGCTGGCCCAGGGACCGGCCTTTGCGGCCTTCGGCTTCGCGCTGTCGGGGCTGGGCCTGAGCAACGTCGTGCCGGTGCTGTACGGCGCGGCGGGTCACGCGCTGGCCGGCCGCGGCATCGCGCAGGTCGCCACCATCGGCTACGGCGGCTTCCTGCTGGGGCCGCCGCTGATCGGCTTCGTGGCCCAGCACGCGGGTCTGCGGTCCGCGCTGGGCGTGGCGCTGGCCGGGGCGGTGCTGGTGGCCCTGCTGGGGGGCGGGGCCTTCGCGCTGGTGCGGCAGCGTGCGGCGGCCGCGCAGGTCCAGAGTCCGGGGAGCGAGGGGGCCGCGCCGTCGCAGAACGTGCCGTGACCGGATTGCCCACCGGGCCAACCACGCGCCAGGACGGCGAGGCTTCACCCAACCTTTAGTTCTGCGTTCATGTTGATCCAAGCAGGAGAAGGGCGCTTATAGCTGGCCAGAAGGACATCACGGCAAGAGGCCGCCCCTGCTGGACGGGGCCGAGCCGCGCCTCTTGCGTCCTGACTGTCTGCCCCTCTGTCTCCCCGCCCCTCACCCCCTGGAGGAATACCCATGAGCAACAAGCCTGTGAGCCACGAAACGAACGAGAAACTGTTGAACCGCCGTAAATTCCTGGGTGCCGCAGGCGCTGTCGGCGCAGGCACCCTGCTGGCGGGCTGCGCGCCCGGCATGACCGGCGGCGCGATGGCCCAGGGCAGCATGGACAAGAAGCCCAATCTGGACGGCACCATCTTCAACTTCGCCCTGAACCTGGAGTACCTGGAAGCCGCGTTCTACCTGGCCGCCGTGGGCCGCCTGGAAGAGCTGGACGCGGTGGGCGGCAACAGCAGCAAGGTCATTCTGCCCGCCGGCTTCACGGGCAAGGGCGGCGCGGGCATCAAGTTCGAGTCGGCGGACGTGGCCGCCTACGCCAACGAGATCGCCTCCGACGAGCTGAACCACGTGCGGATCATCCGCAAGGTGCTGGGCAAGGGCGCCGTCGAGCAGCCCATGATCGACCTCGGCCCGGCCTTCCTGGCGGCGGGCAACGCGGCCTCGGGCGGCGCCATCACCGGCTTCAACCCCTTTGCCAACGACCTGTTCTTCCTGCACGGCGCGTTCATCTTCGA encodes:
- a CDS encoding MFS transporter; translated protein: MTALHTPPDRAEAARRAVSMIFLVNGAFFATWAVNIPGLRDALTLSEAQIGVALLAIGLGALISMPLTGGWTARHGSGPVTRVAVVACMLSLALPFLMPGYVGVVLALTVLGAANGSLDVAMNAQGVTVEQALKRPVLSRLHAYFSLGGVLGAGLGTLLVGRVPMLTHVLLVVGVTTLAGLLAGRLLLPDPPATDLPTTKRSDQREAEAQPSRRRAGISSAALLLGLLCFLGMLSEGANYDWAALYFRDVLGQAGGSAGVGYTAFVITMTLGRWFGDRARGRLGDEAIVRVGAAVTALGLGLALLAQGPAFAAFGFALSGLGLSNVVPVLYGAAGHALAGRGIAQVATIGYGGFLLGPPLIGFVAQHAGLRSALGVALAGAVLVALLGGGAFALVRQRAAAAQVQSPGSEGAAPSQNVP
- a CDS encoding ferritin-like domain-containing protein → MSNKPVSHETNEKLLNRRKFLGAAGAVGAGTLLAGCAPGMTGGAMAQGSMDKKPNLDGTIFNFALNLEYLEAAFYLAAVGRLEELDAVGGNSSKVILPAGFTGKGGAGIKFESADVAAYANEIASDELNHVRIIRKVLGKGAVEQPMIDLGPAFLAAGNAASGGAITGFNPFANDLFFLHGAFIFEDVGVSAYKGAARLLTDTSAGGNLENAAGILAVEAYHAGQIRTLLYQQRNTQVTPALKVSDVVAAISNLRDSVDGASDVDQGIVDAAGGANIVLADGNSIAFSRTPRQVGNIVFLKPDAVKGGFFPEGLNGDFAAILAL